From one Pseudopipra pipra isolate bDixPip1 chromosome 2, bDixPip1.hap1, whole genome shotgun sequence genomic stretch:
- the LOC135410410 gene encoding carbonyl reductase [NADPH] 1-like, which yields MSSVPVAVVTGSNKGIGFAIVRDLCKQFPGDVYLTARDPGRGQEAVAKLQQEGLRALFHQLDIDDLQSIRALRDFLKEKYGGLNVLVNNAGIAFKVQDTTPFAVQAEVTLKTNFFGTKNVCTELLPLMKPYGRVVNVSSMVSCSALGRCSQELQQKFRSDTITEEELVQLMNKFVEDTRKGVHDKEGWPNTAYGVSKIGVTVLSRIQARLLNQNRKGEHILLNACCPGWVRTDMAGPQATKSPEEGAETPVYLALLPSDADAPHGQFVSDKTVRPW from the exons ATGTCCAGCGTGCCGGTGGCTGTGGTGACGGGGTCCAACAAAGGGATTGGCTTTGCCATCGTGAGGGACCTGTGCAAGCAGTTCCCGGGGGATGTGTACCTGACGGCCCGGGACCCCGGCCGGGGGCAGGAGGCAGTGGCCAAGCTCCAGCAGGAAGGGCTCCGGGCCCTCTTCCACCAGCTGGACATCGATGACCTGCAGAGCATCAGAGCCCTCCGGGACTTCCTGAAGGAGAAATACGGAGGGCTGAACGTGCTGGTGAACAACGCGGGCATCGCTTTCAAAG TTCAGGACACGACTCCATTTGCAGTCCAAGCTGAGGTCACACTGAAGACAAACTTTTTTGGAACCAAGAATGTTTGCACAGAATTGTTGCCTCTTATGAAGCCCTATG GCCGGGTGGTGAACGTGTCCAGCATGGtgagctgctcagccctgggccGCTGCAGCCAGGAACTCCAGCAGAAATTCCGCAGTGACACCATCACAGAGGAGGAGTTGGTGCAGCTCATGAACAAATTCGTGGAGGACACCAGGAAAGGGGTGCACGACAAGGAGGGTTGGCCAAACACCGCCTACGGGGTGTCCAAAATCGGGGTCACCGTCCTGTCCAGGATCCAGGCCCGGCTGTTAAACCAAAACAGGAAAGGGGAGCACATCCTGCTCAATgcctgctgccctggctgggtgAGGACAGACATGGCAGGTCCCCAGGCCACCAaatccccagaggaaggggctGAGACCCCGGTTTATTTGGCCCTTTTGCCTTCAGATGCTGACGCTCCTCACGGGCAGTTTGTGAGCGACAAAACTGTCCGCCCCTGGTGA
- the SETD4 gene encoding SET domain-containing protein 4 isoform X2: MATKALQAGDLIISLPEKCLLTTSTVLRSCLGGYIKNWKPPVSPLMALCTFLIAEKHAGQKSPWKPYLDVLPKTYTCPGCWEHDVVTLLPEPLRKKAQEQRTTIHELYLSSKAFFSSLQPLFAEDTGTIFTYSALEWAWCTINTRTIYMKHPQKEWFSLEPDVYALAPYLDLLNHSPNVQVKAAFNEQTRSYEIWAKSQCKKYGEVFICYGPHDNQRLLLEYGFVAMDNPHSSVYVSSDTLLKYLPPLDKQRKAKLSILKDHDFLENLTFGWDGPSWRLLTALKLLSLGADEFACWRRTLLGDIISARNQEQSWKITTQICHFLTEETQQVLLQISQLRRSQENPNPQLALVEMLHLEGLKILQKSAEVLCNSNLAPPGAGTALL, from the exons ATGGCAACAAAAGCTCTTCAG gcaggggaTCTCATTATTTCACTGCCTGAGAAGTGTTTACTCACCACAAGCACTGTCCTTAGGAGCTGCCTGGGAGGATACATTAAGAA CTGGAAGCCTCCTGTATCCCCTTTGATGGCACTGTGCACGTTTTTAATAGCAGAGAAACATGCTGGGCAGAAATCCCCCTGGAAGCCATACCTGGATGTTCTACCCAAGACTTACACCTGCCCTGGTTGCTGGGAACATGATGTAGTGACCCTTCTTCCAGAACCTTTAAGAAAGAAGGCTCAGGAGCAGAGAACAACCATCCACGAGCTGTATTTGTCTTCCAaggcttttttctcttccctgcagcCTTTGTTTGCTGAGGACACAGGAACTATTTTTACCTACAGTGCTTTGGAGTGGGCTTGGTGCACTATTAATACCAGGACAATATACATGAAACATCCACAGAAGGAGTGGTTTTCTCTGGAGCCAGATGTTTATGCACTGGCACCGTATTTAGATCTGCTAAACCACAGTCCAAATGTTCAG GTAAAGGCTGCATTtaatgagcagacaaggagcTATGAAATTTGGGCAAAGTCCCAGTGCAAGAAATATGGAGAAGTTTTTATCTGCTATGGACCTCATGATAATCAGAGGCTGCTCCTGGAGTATGGATTTGTTGCCATGGAtaacccccacagcagtgtttATGTCTCATCAG ACACTCTCCTCAAATATCTTCCACCACTGGACAAGCAGAGAAAGGCAAAACTGTCCATTCTAAAGGATCATGATTTCCTAGA AAACCTGACCTTTGGCTGGGATGGACCATCTTGGAGACTCCTCACAGCCCTCAAGTTGTTAAGCCTTGGAGCAGATGAATT TGCCTGCTGGAGGAGGACACTGCTTGGGGACATCATTTCAGCCAGAAACcaagagcagagctggaaaataaCCACCCAAATCTGTCATTTTTTAACAGAGGAGACCCAGCAGGTCCTTCTCCAG ATTTCCCAGCTGAGAAGGAGCCAAGAGAACCCCAACCCCCAGCTGGCTCTGGTGGAAATGCTGCACTTGGAGGGGTTGAAGATCCTTCAAAAATCAGCTGAGGTTCTTTGCAACTCGAATTTGGCTccccctggagctgggacagctcTGCTTTAG
- the SETD4 gene encoding SET domain-containing protein 4 isoform X3 gives MKKNRGRTGRKRRRKHSQSFVDGVNCSHKLEYIKLKKWLKDRGFEDSILRPAEFRETGRGLMATKALQAGDLIISLPEKCLLTTSTVLRSCLGGYIKNWKPPVSPLMALCTFLIAEKHAGQKSPWKPYLDVLPKTYTCPGCWEHDVVTLLPEPLRKKAQEQRTTIHELYLSSKAFFSSLQPLFAEDTGTIFTYSALEWAWCTINTRTIYMKHPQKEWFSLEPDVYALAPYLDLLNHSPNVQVKAAFNEQTRSYEIWAKSQCKKYGEVFICYGPHDNQRLLLEYGFVAMDNPHSSVYVSSDTLLKYLPPLDKQRKAKLSILKDHDFLENLTFGWDGPSWRLLTALKLLSLGADELFPS, from the exons atgaagaaaaacagaggtCGGACAGGCcggaagagaagaagaaaacactCGCAGAGTTTTGTGGATGGAG tcaaCTGCAGTCACAAGCTGGAGTACATTAAACTTAAGAAGTGGCTAAAAGACAGAGGATTTGAAGACAGTATTTTAAGGCCAGCAGAGTTCAGGG AGACAGGAAGAGGACTGATGGCAACAAAAGCTCTTCAG gcaggggaTCTCATTATTTCACTGCCTGAGAAGTGTTTACTCACCACAAGCACTGTCCTTAGGAGCTGCCTGGGAGGATACATTAAGAA CTGGAAGCCTCCTGTATCCCCTTTGATGGCACTGTGCACGTTTTTAATAGCAGAGAAACATGCTGGGCAGAAATCCCCCTGGAAGCCATACCTGGATGTTCTACCCAAGACTTACACCTGCCCTGGTTGCTGGGAACATGATGTAGTGACCCTTCTTCCAGAACCTTTAAGAAAGAAGGCTCAGGAGCAGAGAACAACCATCCACGAGCTGTATTTGTCTTCCAaggcttttttctcttccctgcagcCTTTGTTTGCTGAGGACACAGGAACTATTTTTACCTACAGTGCTTTGGAGTGGGCTTGGTGCACTATTAATACCAGGACAATATACATGAAACATCCACAGAAGGAGTGGTTTTCTCTGGAGCCAGATGTTTATGCACTGGCACCGTATTTAGATCTGCTAAACCACAGTCCAAATGTTCAG GTAAAGGCTGCATTtaatgagcagacaaggagcTATGAAATTTGGGCAAAGTCCCAGTGCAAGAAATATGGAGAAGTTTTTATCTGCTATGGACCTCATGATAATCAGAGGCTGCTCCTGGAGTATGGATTTGTTGCCATGGAtaacccccacagcagtgtttATGTCTCATCAG ACACTCTCCTCAAATATCTTCCACCACTGGACAAGCAGAGAAAGGCAAAACTGTCCATTCTAAAGGATCATGATTTCCTAGA AAACCTGACCTTTGGCTGGGATGGACCATCTTGGAGACTCCTCACAGCCCTCAAGTTGTTAAGCCTTGGAGCAGATGAATT ATTTCCCAGCTGA
- the SETD4 gene encoding SET domain-containing protein 4 isoform X1, translated as MKKNRGRTGRKRRRKHSQSFVDGVNCSHKLEYIKLKKWLKDRGFEDSILRPAEFRETGRGLMATKALQAGDLIISLPEKCLLTTSTVLRSCLGGYIKNWKPPVSPLMALCTFLIAEKHAGQKSPWKPYLDVLPKTYTCPGCWEHDVVTLLPEPLRKKAQEQRTTIHELYLSSKAFFSSLQPLFAEDTGTIFTYSALEWAWCTINTRTIYMKHPQKEWFSLEPDVYALAPYLDLLNHSPNVQVKAAFNEQTRSYEIWAKSQCKKYGEVFICYGPHDNQRLLLEYGFVAMDNPHSSVYVSSDTLLKYLPPLDKQRKAKLSILKDHDFLENLTFGWDGPSWRLLTALKLLSLGADEFACWRRTLLGDIISARNQEQSWKITTQICHFLTEETQQVLLQISQLRRSQENPNPQLALVEMLHLEGLKILQKSAEVLCNSNLAPPGAGTALL; from the exons atgaagaaaaacagaggtCGGACAGGCcggaagagaagaagaaaacactCGCAGAGTTTTGTGGATGGAG tcaaCTGCAGTCACAAGCTGGAGTACATTAAACTTAAGAAGTGGCTAAAAGACAGAGGATTTGAAGACAGTATTTTAAGGCCAGCAGAGTTCAGGG AGACAGGAAGAGGACTGATGGCAACAAAAGCTCTTCAG gcaggggaTCTCATTATTTCACTGCCTGAGAAGTGTTTACTCACCACAAGCACTGTCCTTAGGAGCTGCCTGGGAGGATACATTAAGAA CTGGAAGCCTCCTGTATCCCCTTTGATGGCACTGTGCACGTTTTTAATAGCAGAGAAACATGCTGGGCAGAAATCCCCCTGGAAGCCATACCTGGATGTTCTACCCAAGACTTACACCTGCCCTGGTTGCTGGGAACATGATGTAGTGACCCTTCTTCCAGAACCTTTAAGAAAGAAGGCTCAGGAGCAGAGAACAACCATCCACGAGCTGTATTTGTCTTCCAaggcttttttctcttccctgcagcCTTTGTTTGCTGAGGACACAGGAACTATTTTTACCTACAGTGCTTTGGAGTGGGCTTGGTGCACTATTAATACCAGGACAATATACATGAAACATCCACAGAAGGAGTGGTTTTCTCTGGAGCCAGATGTTTATGCACTGGCACCGTATTTAGATCTGCTAAACCACAGTCCAAATGTTCAG GTAAAGGCTGCATTtaatgagcagacaaggagcTATGAAATTTGGGCAAAGTCCCAGTGCAAGAAATATGGAGAAGTTTTTATCTGCTATGGACCTCATGATAATCAGAGGCTGCTCCTGGAGTATGGATTTGTTGCCATGGAtaacccccacagcagtgtttATGTCTCATCAG ACACTCTCCTCAAATATCTTCCACCACTGGACAAGCAGAGAAAGGCAAAACTGTCCATTCTAAAGGATCATGATTTCCTAGA AAACCTGACCTTTGGCTGGGATGGACCATCTTGGAGACTCCTCACAGCCCTCAAGTTGTTAAGCCTTGGAGCAGATGAATT TGCCTGCTGGAGGAGGACACTGCTTGGGGACATCATTTCAGCCAGAAACcaagagcagagctggaaaataaCCACCCAAATCTGTCATTTTTTAACAGAGGAGACCCAGCAGGTCCTTCTCCAG ATTTCCCAGCTGAGAAGGAGCCAAGAGAACCCCAACCCCCAGCTGGCTCTGGTGGAAATGCTGCACTTGGAGGGGTTGAAGATCCTTCAAAAATCAGCTGAGGTTCTTTGCAACTCGAATTTGGCTccccctggagctgggacagctcTGCTTTAG